The Morococcus cerebrosus sequence GCACGGCAGCGAACAAATGGTCGAACATTGCCGCATCCTGCTGCAAGGCTTGTCGGCTCTAAACATACCGTTTGCAGCAACGGAACAATATCCGAAGGGTTTGGGTAAAACGACTCCCGCCATATCCCTGCTTCTGCACAATACGCCGATATTTGAAAAGACCCGTTTTTCCGCCGCATCACCCGAAGTCATGGCTATTCTGAAAGAGAAACAAATCGAAAACATCATCTTAATCGGTGCGGAAGCGCACATCTGTATGCTTCAGACGACCTTGGACTTGCTCAAGCACAATATCCGCGTCCACATTCCTTACGAATGCACCACCTCCAGAAACGCGCTTAACAAAGACAATGCCTTGCAGCAGATGCTTA is a genomic window containing:
- a CDS encoding isochorismatase family protein translates to MNTENTLCLIVDIQERLLPALHGSEQMVEHCRILLQGLSALNIPFAATEQYPKGLGKTTPAISLLLHNTPIFEKTRFSAASPEVMAILKEKQIENIILIGAEAHICMLQTTLDLLKHNIRVHIPYECTTSRNALNKDNALQQMLTAGAAVSNVESLLFNLMGDAKHPAFKTISKLIQ